The Dehalogenimonas sp. THU2 DNA segment ATGATGCGGTCAACTTCATGAGGCTGAAGCGGCGTCGGTTTACCGCCGGTGCCGACAAATCCGGTGACTCCCGGAGTATTGCGGACGATATTCCAGTTCCGGTCGTTCATCAACATCTGAACAATAACGTAACCGGGCAGTATCTTGCGCCGGATGCTCCGCCGCTGGCCGTTTTTAACTTCGACCTCTTCCTCGGTGGGTACCTCAACCCGGCCGATCTCTTCACTCAGATCCAGTGTCTGAATGCGTTCGCCCAGATTTTTCTTCACCCTTTCCTCATGACCGGAGTAGGTGTGAACCACGTACCACTTCTTATCGTTTTCCGTCAACTCAAGTACCCTTCAGGTTGCGCCTTAAAAAGACCGTCTGCGCTGTTAATCTAAAAGAAACGTATCCACCAGGAAAGACAGGCCGTAATCCAGCGCACCAAGAACCAGTCCCACGCTTGCGGCCACTACCAGCACCATAACGGTCAGTTTCTGTGTCTCCCCGCGAGTCGGCCAGGTTACCTTCTTGAGTTCGGCGATGATATCACCGAAGAAGCTGGGTTTGGGGGGAGCCGCCGGCCTGGTGGCCGGCGGCTTATTCTGCGACTTTTGCATCGTTTGCTTTCGCCCCTGTTCCGTTACTTGGTTTCCCGGAATAAGTGGTGCGTCCGGCAACGAGGACAATACTTATTGATTTCCAGGCGCCGCGCATCATTGCGCTTGTTCTTGGAGGACGTATATACCCTCTCGCTGCACGTGGTGCAGGCGAAGGTGATGATGATCCGGTTCTCTGTCTTAGCCATATTACTCCAGAATTTCGGTGATGGCGCCGGCGCCTACGGTGCGGCCGCCCTCACGGATGGCAAAACGAAGACCCTTTTCCATTGCCACCGGGTAGATCAGATTGATCTTCATCTTGATGTTATCACCAGGCATCACCATTTCCACGCCGGCAGGTAGTTCGATGTTACCGGTTACATCGGTGGTGCCGATGTAGAATTGCGGTTTGTAACCGTTGAAGAACGGAGTGTGGCGGCCGCCTTCGTCCTTGGACAGTACATAAACCTCGGCCATAGCGCTGGTATGCGGTTTGATGGAGCCGGGCTTGGCCAGTACCTGGCCGCGTTCAAGGTCAGTGCGCTCAACGCCACGGAGCAGCAGACCGACGGCATCGCCGGGCTCGGCGCTGTCAAGCAGCTTATGGAACATTTCGACGCCGGTGACCACGACCTTGCGGGAATCATGGTGCAGACCGACGATCTCGACTTCTTCACCGACCTTGACCATGCCGCGATCGACGCGGCCGGTGGCCACGGTGCCGCGGCCCTTGATGGAGAATACGTCTTCAATCTGCATCAGGAACGGCTTGTCCTTGGGACGTTCCGGCATGGGGATGAAGGTGTCGACGGCATCCATGAGTTTCAGGATGCGGCCGCACCACGGGCATTCTTTCTTGCCGCAGGCGCATTCCAGCGCTTTGACGGCGGCGACCCGAACGACCGGGGTATCATCGCCGGGGAACTTGTATTTGTTGAGAAGTTCGCGCACCTCAAGTTCGACCAGTTCCAGAAGCTCTTCGTCTTCCATGATGTCGACCTTGTTAAGAGCTACCACGATGGCCGGAACCTGCACCTGACGGGCCAGCAGTACGTGCTCGCGGGTCTGGGGCATGGGGCCGTCGGGAGCGCTGACCACCAGGATAGCGCCATCCATCTGGGCGGCGCCGGTGATCATGTTCTTGACGAAGTCGGCATGGCCGGGGCAGTCGATATGAGCGTAATGGCGGGTGGCGGTCTCGTACTCCACGTGGGAGATAGCGATGGTCATACCGCGGGCTTTTTCTTCAGGCGCGTTATCGATGGAATCGAAACTGCGCTTCTGGGCCAGACCGGCGGCGGCCAGCACCGTGGTGATGGCGGCGGTCAGCGTGGTCTTGCCGTGATCGACGTGACCGATGGTGCCGACGTTGGCATGAGGTTTGGAACGATCGAACTTCTGTTTAGCCATTGTATTATTTTTCCCCCTTTAGATTTCTTTTATCTGGAGCCCACAATCGGATTCGAACCGATGACCCCGTTCTTACCAAGAACGTGCTCTACCTGCTGAGCTATGTGGGCAACCGTAACATTATAGGTTTTCCCAACTGTGTTGTCTAGCCACCAAGGTATAAAAAACTGGAGAGGACTGGGTTCGAACCAGTGAAGCCCTTTCGAGCGGCAGTTTTACAGACTGCTCCGATTAACCACTCCGGCACCTCTCCACGTGCGGCGGCTAAGCCCGAGAGGGGATTCGAACCCACTAACCTACCGATTACAAGTCGGTTGCGCTACCATTGCGCCACTCGGGCAGACGCTGGTCATTCTTCCGAACGGCCAGACCTCTGCTTTTTCAAACAGAAAGACATTATATGTAATCTGGCACGTCTACGTCAAGAAACGTACGACCCGGCAGCATAGTATGATTACGGTTTGTCGGGGTTACCACGGTATCTCGATGCGCCGGAAAGCCTCGGCCATGATAAACTCTTCGCCATCAGCGGCCGCCGAGGCCCGTGCCTTGATCCGGTCCAGCCGGTCCATGAAATCGGCTTCCACCTGGCTTTTGTGGCATTTTATGGCCTCAAGTTTAAGGGTAAAGGTCGATGTAATATCAGACTTGTAATTGGAGTCTTCAGCGCCGGCCAGCCAGACCTCGCCCACTTTATGCGGTTCATAGCCGTTAGCCAGGAGGTCGGGGTAGGCCAGATGGTCGCGAGAATACGGGAAAACAGCGTCCATGACCGCCTCTCCGCATTGCCGGTGATCCCGGTGCCACCAGATGTAACGCTGGTAGGGGGAGTGAGTGATGACCAGGTCCGGACGATAACCTCTAACGAGGCGCACCAGTTCCTTGCGCAGATCCGGCGTGGCTTCGAGTCCCTGGTCGGGATACCCTAAAAACACCACTTCGGCCACTCCAAGTACCGCCGCCGCCGCCCGCTGTTCCACCATGCGGATTTCGACTAGCTTTGCAGGGGTCATATCGCGGTCGGAAGTGCCTTTATCCCCCGCGGTGCAGATGACATACACCACCCGCTTGCCTTCCCGGGTCAACCGGGCGATGGTGGCGCCGGAAGAAAACTCCGGGTCATCCGGATGGGCCATTATTACCAGAACGTCAGCTTTATCCATTACGCGTTACCTCGATAGTCCTCGATGCCAGAACCTTCCGGTAAACGCTAACGGCGCGTTCGGCAACGGCATCCCATCCGAAATCCCGCACGGAAGCATGCAGAGCATCCCGATCGATAGAATCCCTATTCAACCATGCCTCCAGCGCTTCCGCCATGTCCGCAGGGTCGTTGCCCGGCGTCACCGTTCCGGAGAAACCTTCCTTTATAAGCAACCGGGCGGCGCCGACATCGGCGGAAACCACCGGTACGCCGCAGGCGACGGCTTCAAGCGCCACCATGCCGAAGGTCTCGGAATAGGAGGGTACCGCCACCACATCGGCAGCGCTGTAATAACGCGGCAATTCACGCTGGGGAACAGCACCGATAAATTGAACCTTCTCATCGATTCCGAGCACGGCGGCCTGTTGTTTCAACCGTTCGAGAGCCGCCCTGCCGTATTCATCACCGCCAATGACGATCAGGCGGCAGTCCGGGGTCTTTACTAGACTCATCGTTCGGATCAACCGGTCGATGCCTTTGAGCTTGTCCAACCGGCCGACGTAGAGAACAGTGGGTGCCGCCGAAAGACCCAGTTTTTGCCGAGCCGCCGTCTTATCGACCGGACGGAAAAGATCGAGGTCAACGCCACAGGGCACGACACTGATCTTGCCCCCGGCGCATTCATGGTGCCGGATAACGGAAACTCTCTCTTTTTCGGTGCCGGAGAGGATATGGCAGCAGCCGGAAACGATATCCTGCTCCGTCACTAACCGCAAGGCTGGTTCAGGCTCGCCTAAACCCAGCTCATCCTTTGCCGCCCCGACCGTGTGGAAGGCGAAGACGTGCGGTATTTCCCAGTCCGCGGCCAGTTTCAGCCCCACTTCACCGGACAGCCAGTAGTGGCTGTGGATGAGATCGTAATCCGCACCATCCTGCGCCCGGAAGTCCTCGAGGTTTTCACAGAACTCCCGCAGGTGGTTGTACTGCGTGAGTTTACCCATTTCCTCGACGGCGCCGGCGCGGATATGGATCAGGCGAACCCCCGGGGCCAGGCGTTCCCATTCGGCGTCTTTCGGATCATGGGCACGGGTATAGATATCCACCGAATGACCCCGCCGCCCGAGCGCCGCCGCCAGTTCCCGGATATACACGTTCATGCCGCCGGTATCGCGCCCGCCCGGCTGCCCGATCGGACAACTGTGCACCGACAGCATGGCGATACGCAGAGACTTATCAGCCACCGGACAGCTCTATCCGGCAACGGGAGATCGGCATCTCCCGCCCGCCCAGATGGTATTTATATACCTCGGCGCCCTTGAGAAAATCGTATCTGATCATCTTTTGCTCGATAGCATCCTGAATGGAATAAACCTTGGATAGCAACCCGACACTGAGGCCGGAACGCTCCGGCTCGTAACCGCTGTTATAAAGATATCGGGTTCCATTATAATCGAAACACATGATACTGGCTACCGTTTGACCGTCCAGTTTCAGGTGACCGAAGCGCAGCCAACCAGCTTCATGCATCGCAGTCGATAGTTGATTGAAGTAAGACTCCATCTCTTCAGTCATGAACTCGGCTTTGTCCTGACGGCTGATACGCAAGAGGCGCAGGAGCGTGCGCAATTCACCCGCGATATCCTTTGGTGGCTTTATGTCAAATTCCAGGCTTCCGGCATCCCCCAGGCGGCGGCCTTTCCTTTTTAACTCATGGCGCTGGTGGGTTGAGAGCGCCGCCAGATACCCGACCCAATCATCCGGCAAAGGCATTTCAAGGGTAACATCGGTGTCTTCGGATTCGACCGGAAGGGATCGCTCCCGCGCTAACGGCAGCAGGTGTGTCATGACCTTCGAATCCGGCCGCAAGGACTCCAATTCGAGCCTCCGGACACCGGCGGATTTCAATTCATCGAGCACCGTGGTGAAAAATTCGGATTCCTTGCCATCAGCGACGATAAAATCAAGATAATCGCAAACATTGGCGCTGCCGATAAATCGGACGGTATCGCCTTTCCTCCGTAGCGGGGCTATACCGATGACCGTATCGTCACGGAGGACCAATCTGAGGAAAAGCTCATCGTCCCCCCCGAAGCTCTTCCACCAGGCGTCGATCCATTGCGGTGATACGAAGGGATGAGGCGCGGTGAGACCGTGTGAGATACCCGGCCACTCCGAAATGAACTCGCCGGTGCTTAGAGGTTTATGGGTAAACGGCATATAAATAAGGATAGCATGAGGCTTTCGACTTGTCATCCCCGGAACGTGTAGCATCCAACACTGTAGATTAAGATGCGACTATTAAAAATAACCATTGCAAAAACCTATTCCCAGGCATAGACTTATTCTTGAAATTTCCACGAGGAGGACAAACCGGTGGTTGAAAACATCAATTCCTACCCAGCCAGCCTGTCGATCGATTACCCGGATAAACCGCGAGACAGGGTGAGCGTCGCCTTCCGCCTCTTCATGGTTATCCCCATCGCAATAATTCTGACTTTAATCAGCGGCGGAGTCTCACAATACACTGTCGACAAAATAACCTACTCCTGGGGTAGTGCCGGGGGCATAATTTTCGCGGCCGCTGTAGCGATGATACTCTTCCGTCAGAAATACCCGCGCTGGTGGTTCGACTGGAACCTGGCTTTCGCCCGTTTCAATTACCGGGTCACGGCCTATATGGGGCTGCTGCGCGATGAGTACCCCTCAACCGACGAGGAACAGTCCGTTCACCTGGATCTGGTCTACCCTGATGTTAAAAAAGACCTGAACCGCTGGTTGCCGCTGGTAAAATGGTTCCTGGCCATCCCGCACTATATTGTGCTGGCTTTCCTGATGATAGCCGTCATCGTTTGCGTCATCTTTGCCTGGTTCGCCATCCTGTTCACAGGTTCCTATCCCAGGGCGCTCTTCGACTTCGTTGTCGGCGTGATGCGCTGGGGGCTGCGGGTTTCCGCCTATTCGGTCCTGCTGATTACCGACCGCTACCCGCAGTTCAGCCTGGAACCGTAGCTTAGGGCATCATGTTCTTGTCTTCGACGCCGACCAGGATGTCGTTGCCTTCCACCTTGACCTGATAAGTCAGCTCATCGGCGGTGGAGGGGAACTGGATCGGGCCCATTTTCGGTCCGCGCAGGTTTTTGCCGGTGGTGATGTCGAACTGGCTGCCGTGCCGGGGACAGGTTACGACATTGCCCTCGATGGCGCCTTCCGACAGGTCACCGCCCATGTGGGTGCACCACCGTCGTAAGGCATAGAAATTACCCCCGTGATTGAAAACGACCACATCATGTTCACCGATTCTGGCTGGCTTGCTCGCGCCCTCGGCGATCTCATCTTTGGCGGCTACTGTAATAAATTCCACGATGTCGTTTTCCATCCTTTTTCAGGTATTTATTCCTTCTTCATCATAAACCTGAATGTAAGTTAAGGCAAAAATTCCCGTGAAGACGCCGACCCGCTGCAACAATGACCAGTGGGTGTTTTACCTTTATGCCACAAAGGGCGAGGTTAACAATAGGAAATTGACCTAACTTGAAATATAAGTCAAGATTAATGATATGAAGTTATATACGGAGCAAGGACCGGGGTCCGGCCGCCATTCAGGCACCGACTTAACTCTAACCCCACTGCTCAGATCGTCTCGACAAGGGGACCGGGCAGCCATGTATCAGGATGAGAGTCCAAATAACATGAAGGAGACCTATCAACCTTGAAACCCGTCTGGCGCATTTTCAGTTCGGTTCGGTTGGCATTATGGATCATCCTGCTTCTGGCACTGGTGAGTATAGCCGGAGTTCTTCTCAGGCAGATGCCACCGGCGGTAACCGCCGACCCTGAATTAGTAGAACTGTGGTTGGAACAGATCGCTCAACCGGCATACGGCGGTATGACCAGCGTCTATAATTTCTTTGGTCTCTTCGATGTGTTTCATTCACCGATTTTTCTGATATTGGGTGGGGTACTCATCATCAATATCACCGTCTGCTCATTGAAACGGTGGCCTTCCCTGGTAAAAATCGGCCGGGGCGTGAATACGGATAGCGCCGCCCGGTTGCTGGATAAAGGTAACGCTACCAGAGGCACCAGCAAACTATCAGCTGCAGAAGCAACCACCACCTCAAAAGGTTTCTTCACAAGGCGCGGCTACCGTGTAAGAGAACATTTGGCAGACGGCGGCACGGTTCTGGTAGCAGATAAAAACCGTTTCGCGCCCTGGGGTACTTATGCCATCCACTTGAGCCTAATCCTGCTGATCGCCGGATACATATTCGGAAGCTATTCGGGCTATACCGATGACGCTTTTATTGTCGTGGAAGGCGAAACCCGGGCGGTAGGTTTCCCCTACGATGTCTCCATCCGCCTCGAATCGTTCGAGGACGAATATTATACCGACGGTTCCCCGAAAGACTATCGTGCCCAGGTGGAGTTGTTAGTCAATGCCCAGGTGGTTGAAGAAGGTTTGATCCGTGTGAACTATCCAATGGATTACGACGGACTGAAAATCTATCAATCTTTCTTCGGCCCCGCGGTAACATTGCTGATCAACGACGGTGAAGGACAGGAGATATTTCACGGACCCGTCACCCTGCCCAATCCATTTACAGTTGATGGGTTGTCGCGAAGCTCCGGCAGGTTGGACCTTCCCGGTAATGATATCTTTGTTTTTATCATCAATTCCGCCGGTCCCGCCGACCCAATAATCCCCCCGGGCGAGGTCCGCCTTGAGTTTTATGAGGGTTCCCTCCCGGAAAGCGAATTCATCGACGGTCTGAATACCCAGGTAGGCACCGCATTAGAATTCCAAGGCAACTCCTTCACTGTGGAAAACGAGTTACAGTTCTCTGGTTTCCAACTCAGAGAAGACCCCGGTCTATGGATGATCTGGACTGCCTTCACCCTGTTTATGATCGGCCTCGGTGTTGTCTTTTACTACCCCCATCGGCAGATCATCATCGCCGTTCATCCTGAAGTTAAGGGCAGCCGTTTTTCCTACAACATCCTGGGTAAGAAAGACTTAAATCCGGAAGAAATTCAGTCTTTCACCCAGGCCATTGGTGCAACCGGCCAGATCCAGCCGAAAAAACTTGAAAGGAAGTCATAGTCCATGCAGGCTATCTTTTTCTGGGCCAGTCTTCTTGCCCTTGGTTTCATCACCCTTTTGTTGATCGCTTACATCATAAGTCTTCGGAACGCCCGGGCGCAGGGCACGGGTGGCGGAACGATTCAGCAGATTCTCCTGGGCCTGATGGTCCTCGTTTTTATCCTACTGACAGGTGTTATTGCCACGCGCTGGATAGACACCGGCCATGGTCCTTTTTCAAGCATGTATGAATTCGCCATCGCCTTCTCCTGGGGTATCGTGGGTCTGGGGATCCTCTATTGGGCGCGTTTCCGGGTAATGCTGGTTTCCGGTGCATCCTCGTTGATTGCCCTCGCGCTGTTAGCTTACGCCGCCTTCCAACCGTCGGAAGCCTCGGAACTGGTACCCGCTCTGCAGCAAAGTTTTCTGCTATCTACACATGTCGCCGCCGCCGCGCTATCCTACGGTGCCTTCACCATCGGTTTCGTCTGCGCCATAATGTTCCTGATGCAGCGAAAACAGGTTAAACGCTGGATGCCGTCACCGGAAACCCTCGATCGCATCAGCTATCACACGGCCATCGTCGGGTTCCCATTACTCACCCTGGTCATCATCCTGGGGGCAATTTGGGCCGAGTATTCATGGGGGCGCTACTGGGCGTGGGATCCCAAGGAAACAGCTGCCCTGATCACCTGGTTCTTCTATGCCGCGTATCTGCATACCAGGGTACTCAAAGGCTGGCAGGGCACCCGTTCCGCGATACTGCTGGTTATTGCTTTCATCGCAGTCATTTTCACGTTTTTCGGCAATTATTTCTTTTCGGGACTGCACGCTTTCGAGGTAGTGTAACCGGTCGCGAGTCGGGAGTTATGAGTCGCGGGTGAAAACCGAAAACAAAAAAGGCCGGTGGCGAGAGCCAACCGGCCTTTTATATTCACCCTTCGATATGATTAAGGGAACGGGGTTGCTAGTGTTTTTTCCCCGCCATTGCGGCGTGCGCCTTGGCGATGCACCGGTCCATGATCACCGTCAGGCCGGCCTCACGCGCTTTCGCCGCCGCGGCCTCATTGATCACACCCTCTTGAAGCCATAACACTTTCGCTCCGACGGCGATAGCCTCATCCACAATGGGCATGACCTTGTCCGAAGCGCGAAACACGTTTACTACCTCTATCGGGCCCGGCACGGACGCCAAGTCCGGGTAGCTTTGCCTTTCCAGGACTTTGTCGACGGTGGGGTTGACCGGTACCACCCAGTAATTGTTATCGCGCAAGTAAGCAAAGACCTTGTTCGAGTGCCGTTCGGGATCCGGCGAGGCACCAACAATGGCGATATTGCGATATCGGGTCAGTATCTCTTTTTCAACATTCATAACAATCACCTCAAATAAAGTCTTTCAACAATCCGGTGATGCTCTTCGGGTCCAGTTTTTCTTTCATCACAGGTGATTGTCCAGCCACACCGACATATTCATCGAACGTCTCGCGCTCGTTTCGGTAGATAACACCGGTGGGTATCTTGTCGCCCCACTCCAAAGCTTTTTGGAAAGCCGCTGCCCGATCGCCGGGATCGTAGCCTTTCTCATCCTCTAACTTGTACACCCGCTCACGGTACCAGTCATATGTATTCTTCTTGTTGAAGCTGACACACGGCTGGAGGATCTCGATGAGGGCGAAGCCTTTATGCTTGACCCCCTGCGCTATCAGATCAGCCAGATGTTCAATATCTCCGGCAAAGCCGCGGGCGATAAAACTGCAATCGCAGGCCACGGCGACAGCCAGGGGATGCATAGCCACCCAGGCCCCATCAGGATTCATTTTAGTGGTAAAACCCAAATCTGTGGTAGGTGACGCCTGTCCTTTGGTCAGGCCGTATACCTGGTTATTATGCACCAGATAGGTCAAATTCGGATTGCGGTTCACGGTGTGCAGAAAGTGATTGCCGCCTTCGCCGTAAGCATCGCCGTCGCCGCTCTCGGCAATAACCACCAGGTCGGTGTTGACCATCTTGGCTGCCAGCGCCGCCGGCAGCGGGCGGCCGTGAAGTCCGTTGAAAACATTAGCCCGTGTATAATGGGGCAGCTTAGCCGCCTGGCCGATACCCGAGACCATGAGTACTTCATGGGGCGCCAGTTGCAATCCCACCAGCGCTTTGTCGACCGAGCGCAGGATTCCAAAGTTGCCGCATCCGGGGCACCAGGCACTTTCGGAAGCCGGGCTGTAGTCGTCGATGGTCACCTTTTCTTTTTGTTTGGCCGGCATGTTCACGCCACCTCCCGTTCGAAGTGCTCAACGATGTACTCGGCGGACAACGGCCGCCCGTCATAACGGGCGATATGCCCATCCATCTTTATGCTGGTCTCGGTCCGGATGAGGCGTCCGAGTTGTCCAGTAGCGTTGCTCTCGATAACAATGTTCTTGGCTACTCCGGCCAGATTCTTGACCAGCACTTCAGCGGGGAAAGGCCAGAGTTCATTGAAATGAATGACGCAGGCGCTGACGCCATTAGCTTCCAGCAGGCAAGCCGCTTCCTCGATAGCCCCGCGACTGCTGCCCCAGCCGATTAGATTGAATTTTGCCTTTTCCCTGTGGTGGAAGGCCGGTTCGCCGACCTCTTTTTGAAGTCCTTCATGCTTACGCATCCGCTTTTCCACCATCAGCCGCCGGGTCTCGGCGTCTTCGATGATATGGCCTGCCTCGCTATGTTCATCGGAATCAGCGACAACCAGAGCTTTGCCCTGTCCGGGGAAAGCCCGCGGTGAAATCCCTGATTTGGTATACGCGTAGCGCTTGTATTCTCCGGCTTTATTCGCCTCTTTATCGGTCAGCAGGTCTCCGCGTTCGATGACGACCGCATCAAGATCGAAGGGCGTGACGGTGTAGTAGGAATCAGCCATCTCATGATCGGTCAGGATGATGGCCGGGCTCTGATACTTTTCGGCCATGTTGAAAGCCTTGACCGTCAGCCAGAAAGCCTCCTCAGCATTGGCCGGCGCGGCGATGAAGCGGGGAAACTCACCGTGACCGGCATGCAGAGCAAAGAGCAGTTCCCCCTGCTCGGTGCGCGTCGGCAATCCGGTAGACGGGCCGGCGCGCTGCCCCAGGACGATAACCACCGGCGTCTCGGTCATACCCGCCAGGGACAAACCCTCCACCATGAGGCAAAAACCGCCGCCGGAGGTAGCTACCATGGAACGCGCCCCGGTGAAACCGGCGCCGACGGCCATGTTGATAGCCGAGATCTCGTCTTCAGCCTGTATCACCAGCACCCGGAACTCTCTTCCCTTATCGGCCAGGTATTCCAGAATCGGCGTCGAAGGGGTCATCGGGTAACCGGCCACAAACCGGCAACCGGCGGCCAGCGCCCCCAGGGCTACGGCTTCATTCCCGGAGATCAGCATTTTACCGGAGCTTTTTCCAGCCTTCAGGCGTTCTGTATAATCTTTCGGGCGATGCTGTTGAGCAAATTCGTAACCCGCTTTCGCCGCCTTGATGTTGCCCTCAACCACCTTATCGCCGTGACGCCCATATTCCTCCCGCAACACCCCGATCAGTATCTCAAGATCGTAATCGAGCAATCCGAGCGCGGCCGCGCTGGCCACCGTATTGGTCATGCGCAGGCTGCCCGCCTTCTCCTCGGCGATCTTTTCAATGGGGATGTCGA contains these protein-coding regions:
- a CDS encoding 2-oxoacid:acceptor oxidoreductase subunit alpha codes for the protein MSTDLNILVGGEAGQGVQSVGSVLARAMMRGGYEVFADQDFESRIRGGNSFTRVRISSDPVQSPLEKADMVVALNAETIDLHLSEIRGGGIIIYDGEKTGSKPDKGVLTLDIPIEKIAEEKAGSLRMTNTVASAAALGLLDYDLEILIGVLREEYGRHGDKVVEGNIKAAKAGYEFAQQHRPKDYTERLKAGKSSGKMLISGNEAVALGALAAGCRFVAGYPMTPSTPILEYLADKGREFRVLVIQAEDEISAINMAVGAGFTGARSMVATSGGGFCLMVEGLSLAGMTETPVVIVLGQRAGPSTGLPTRTEQGELLFALHAGHGEFPRFIAAPANAEEAFWLTVKAFNMAEKYQSPAIILTDHEMADSYYTVTPFDLDAVVIERGDLLTDKEANKAGEYKRYAYTKSGISPRAFPGQGKALVVADSDEHSEAGHIIEDAETRRLMVEKRMRKHEGLQKEVGEPAFHHREKAKFNLIGWGSSRGAIEEAACLLEANGVSACVIHFNELWPFPAEVLVKNLAGVAKNIVIESNATGQLGRLIRTETSIKMDGHIARYDGRPLSAEYIVEHFEREVA